A section of the Rhea pennata isolate bPtePen1 chromosome 24, bPtePen1.pri, whole genome shotgun sequence genome encodes:
- the SIK3 gene encoding serine/threonine-protein kinase SIK3 isoform X4: MKMLCHPHIIRLYQVMETERMIYLVTEYASGGEIFDHLVAHGRMAEKEARRKFKQIVAAVNFCHCRNIVHRDLKAENLLLDANLNIKIADFGFSNIFTPGQLLKTWCGSPPYAAPELFEGKEYDGPKVDIWSLGVVLYVLVCGALPFDGSTLQNLRARVLSGKFRIPFFMSTECEHLIRHMLVLDPSKRLSMEQICKHKWMKLGESDAEFDTLIAECQHLKTERQMEPLNEDVLLAMADMGLDKERTIQSLRADAYDHYSAIYSLLCDRLKRHKNLRIAASPSMPRTMTFPTSANIQQTEQAGNTLSINVPQVQLINPENQIVETDGTMNLDSDEGEEPSPEALVRYLSMRRHTVGVADPRTEVMEDLQKLLPGFPRVTPQAPFLQVTPNVNFMHNVLPRQNLQPTGQLEYKEQSLLQPPTLQLLNGMGPLGRRASDGGANIQLHAQQLLKRPRGPSPLVTMTPAVPAVTPVDEESSDGEPDQEAVQSSIYKDSNTLHLPTERFSPVRRFSDGAASIQAFKAHLEKMGNNSSIKQLQQECEQLQKMYGGHMDERTLEKTQQQHMLYQQEQHHQILHQQIQDCIRPPQPSPPLQAPCENQPALLTHQLQRLRIQPSSPPPNHPNNHLFRQPNSSPPPVSSSVLQPHGAASQSQFQGMPSHSAIFPQSGNCSPPPAVGLTCLGLQQQSQPQQVTIQVQEPSDMVSNNLLQGASVAGQGMSSHARGMSISPSANQIQMQHRANLMASLTYGHRQLSKQLSADSAESHSLNVNRYPPANYDQVHLHPHLFPEQPRVSPSNYSPSGGVGFPPTQQALKVPQLDQYPSFPQNAHQQQQHYTASALQQALLSPTPPDYNRHQQVPHILQGLLSPRHSLTGHTDVRLPQAEFAQLIKRRQQQQQQQQQEFQELFRHMGQGDAGNMGTSMGQNLSERQSLSLPYQSADAYHPQNSPQHLLKIRAQECIQQVPASVPPHGYIHQPSLFHSESMEEDCACEGTRDSFPDSKNSNTLTKGCLDTPLLVNTGGHGDPESLLGTANHAQELGTHQYRHQPTAGFSRNKVPSRESIVGNCMDRSSPGQAMQVPDHNGLGYPVRPASSEHPRPRTLQRHHTIQNSDDAYVQLDNLPGMSLMAGKALSSARMSDAVLSQSSLMASQQLRDRESEECGDSLEGQEHPNLGDGNQHLNTSCYPSTCITDVLLSYKHPEVPFGMEQAGV; encoded by the exons ATCACTTGGTAGCTCATGGACGCATGGCTGAGAAAGAAGCTCGGAGAAAGTTCAAGCAAATAGTGGCCGCTGTCAACTTTTGTCACTGTCGTAACATAGTTCACAGGGATTTGAAGGCAGAAAATCTACTTTTGGATGCTAACCTTAACATCAAAATAGCAG attttgGGTTCAGTAACATCTTCACGCCTGGTCAACTGCTTAAAACCTGGTGTGGGAGTCCTCCCTATGCTGCTCCAGAGCTCTTTGAAGGAAAGGAATACGATGGTCCAAAGGTTGACATCTGG AGTCTTGGTGTGGTCCTGTACGTGCTGGTTTGTGGCGCTCTGCCCTTCGATGGGAGCACGCTGCAGAATCTGCGCGCAAGGGTACTTAGTGGGAAATTTCGCATTCCATTTTTTATGTCCACAG AATGTGAACATTTGATCCGCCACATGCTGGTCCTGGACCCTAGTAAGCGGCTCTCAATGGAACAGATCTGCAAACATAAGTGGATGAAGCTTGGGGAGTCTGATGCGGAGTTTGACACG CTGATAGCAGAGTGTCAGCACCTGAAGACTGAGAGGCAGATGGAGCCACTGAACGAAGATGTTTTGCTAGCAATGGCAGATATGGGGCTGGACAAAGAGCGCACAATTCAG TCGTTAAGAGCTGATGCTTATGATCACTACAGTGCAATCTACAGCTTGCTATGTGACCGTCTGAAGAGACACAAGAACCTGCGTATTGCAGCATCTCCAAGTATGCCACGGACAATGACCTTCCCCACCTCAGCTAACATCCAG cagacAGAACAGGCAGGCAATACCTTGAGCATCAATGTGCCACAAGTCCAGCTTATCAACCCTGAAAATCAAATTGTAGAG ACGGATGGAACGATGAACTTGGACAGTGACGAAGGGGAAGAGCCATCACCTGAAGCTCTTGTCCGTTACCTCTCAATGAGAAGGCACACGGTTGGAGTAGCTGACCCACG GACGGAAGTCATGGAAGATCTGCAGAAACTCCTGCCTGGCTTCCCTCGTGTCACTCCTCAGGCTCCATTCCTGCAAGTGACCCCGAATGTGAACTTCATGCACAACGTGCTGCCAAGGCAGAACCTGCAGCCCACAGGGCAGCTGGAATACAAG GAGCagtctctgctgcagcccccgACTCTGCAGCTGTTGAATGGCATGGGCCCTCTGGGGCGGAGAGCATCAGATGGTGGAGCTAACATCCAGTTACATGCACAGCAACTGCTGAAACGTCCCCGAGGTCCATCTCCGCTTGTCACTATGACGCCA GCTGTCCCTGCTGTAACACCTGTGGATGAGGAGAGCTCCGATGGGGAGCCAGATCAGGAAGCTGTGCAGAG TTCTATTTACAAGGACTCGAATACCCTGCACCTCCCTACTGAACGCTTCTCCCCGGTTCGCCGCTTCTCTGATGGTGCTGCCAGCATCCAGGCtttcaaagcccacctggagaAGATGGGCAATAACAGTAGCATCAAACAGCTTCAGCAG GAGTGTGAGCAGCTACAGAAGATGTATGGTGGGCACATGGACGAGAGGACGCTGGAGaagacacagcagcagcacatgtTATACCAGCAAGAGCAACACCATCAGATTCTTCATCAGCAGATTCAG GACTGTATCCGGCCACCTCAGCCATCTCCACCCTTGCAAGCTCCATGTGAAAACCAGCCAGCTCTGCTCACTCACCAGCTTCAGAG GTTACGGATTCAGCCATCCAGCCCGCCCCCGAACCACCCTAATAACCATCTCTTCAGGCAGCCAAACAGTAGCCCACCTCCCGTGAGCAGCAGTGTGCTACAGCCCCATG GTGCAGCCTCCCAGTCCCAGTTCCAAGGGATGCCGTCCCACAGCGCAATTTTTCCACAGTCTGGTAACTGTTCCCCTCCCCCAGCTGTGGGGCTGACGTGCCTGGGCCTGCAGCAGCAATCGCAGCCTCAGCAGGTCACTATTCAAGTGCAGGAGCCCAGTGACATGGTCAGCAACAACCTCCTGCAAGGGGCGTCTGTGGCAGGGCAGGGTATGTcctcccatgcccggggcaTGTCCATCAGCCCGAGTGCCAACCAGATCCAGATGCAGCACCGTGCTAACCTGATGGCCTCCCTCACATATGGTCACAGGCAGCTGTCCAAGCAGCTCAGCGCTGACAGTGCAGAGTCGCACAG cCTGAATGTGAACAGGTATCCCCCTGCTAACTACGACCAGGTGCACTTACATCCCCACCTATTCCCAGAGCAGCCTCGTGTTTCCCCCAGCAACTACAGCCCATCAGGAGGAGTTGGCTTTCCTCCAACTCAGCAAGCCCTGAAAGTCCCACAGCTTGACCAGTATCCCAGTTTCCCTCAAAACGCACatcagcaacagcagcactaCACTGCATCGGCACTACAGCAAGCACTGTTGTCCCCGACACCTCCCGACTACAACCGACACCAGCAGGTACCGCACATCCTCCAGGGACTGCTTTCTCCCCGGCACTCGCTCACAGGGCACACGGACGTGCGGCTGCCCCAAGCAGAATTTGCACAGCTCATCAAACGGcggcagcagcaacagcagcagcagcagcaagaattTCAAGAATTGTTCAGGCATATGGGTCAAGGGGATGCTGGGAATATGGGCACCAGCATGGGACAGAACCTCTCGGAGCGTCAGTCGCTATCTTTGCCTTATCAGAGTGCTGATGCATACCATCCCCAGAACAGCCCCCAGCATCTCTTAAAAATCAGGGCGCAAGAATGTATCCAGCAGGTACCTGCATCAGTGCCACCGCATGGATATATACACCAGCCATCTCTGTTCCATTCGGAGAGCATGGAGGAGGACTGTGCATGTGAGGGTACCAGGGACAGCTTTCCAGACAGTAAGAATTCAAATACATTGACCAAAGGTTGCCTCGATACCCCTCTGCTTGTAAACACAGGAGGGCACGGGGACCCAGAATCTTTGCTAGGAACTGCTAATCATGCGCAGGAGCTGGGGACACATCAATACAGACATCAGCCCACTGCTGGATTCAGTAGGAATAAGGTGCCCAGCAGAG AATCCATCGTAGGGAACTGTATGGACAGGAGTTCCCCTGGACAAGCGATGCAGGTGCCTGACCACAACGGATTGGGCTACCCTGTGCGACCGGCGTCCAGTGAGCATCCGCGGCCCAGGACCCTGCAGAGACATCACACCATACAGAACAGCGATGATGCCTAC GTGCAGTTAGATAACTTGCCTGGAATGAGTTTAATGGCAGGAAAAGCGCTAAGCTCTGCTCGGATGTCGGACGCTGTCCTCAGCCAGTCGTCACTCATGGCCAGTCAGCAGCTGCGTGACAGGGAGAGCGAGG AATGTGGGGACAGTTTGGAAGGTCAAGAGCATCCCAACTTGGGCGATGGCAACCAGCATCTAAACACCTCTTGTTACCCATCGACATGTATTACAGACGTCCTGCTGAGCTACAAGCACCCAGAGGTGCCCTTCGGGATGGAGCAGGCAGGGGTGTAA
- the SIK3 gene encoding serine/threonine-protein kinase SIK3 isoform X3, whose translation MAEKEARRKFKQIVAAVNFCHCRNIVHRDLKAENLLLDANLNIKIADFGFSNIFTPGQLLKTWCGSPPYAAPELFEGKEYDGPKVDIWSLGVVLYVLVCGALPFDGSTLQNLRARVLSGKFRIPFFMSTECEHLIRHMLVLDPSKRLSMEQICKHKWMKLGESDAEFDTLIAECQHLKTERQMEPLNEDVLLAMADMGLDKERTIQSLRADAYDHYSAIYSLLCDRLKRHKNLRIAASPSMPRTMTFPTSANIQQTEQAGNTLSINVPQVQLINPENQIVETDGTMNLDSDEGEEPSPEALVRYLSMRRHTVGVADPRTEVMEDLQKLLPGFPRVTPQAPFLQVTPNVNFMHNVLPRQNLQPTGQLEYKEQSLLQPPTLQLLNGMGPLGRRASDGGANIQLHAQQLLKRPRGPSPLVTMTPAVPAVTPVDEESSDGEPDQEAVQRYLANRSKRHTLAMTNPTAEIPPDLQRQLGQQSFRPRAWAPHLVPDQHRSIYKDSNTLHLPTERFSPVRRFSDGAASIQAFKAHLEKMGNNSSIKQLQQECEQLQKMYGGHMDERTLEKTQQQHMLYQQEQHHQILHQQIQDCIRPPQPSPPLQAPCENQPALLTHQLQRLRIQPSSPPPNHPNNHLFRQPNSSPPPVSSSVLQPHGAASQSQFQGMPSHSAIFPQSGNCSPPPAVGLTCLGLQQQSQPQQVTIQVQEPSDMVSNNLLQGASVAGQGMSSHARGMSISPSANQIQMQHRANLMASLTYGHRQLSKQLSADSAESHSLNVNRYPPANYDQVHLHPHLFPEQPRVSPSNYSPSGGVGFPPTQQALKVPQLDQYPSFPQNAHQQQQHYTASALQQALLSPTPPDYNRHQQVPHILQGLLSPRHSLTGHTDVRLPQAEFAQLIKRRQQQQQQQQQEFQELFRHMGQGDAGNMGTSMGQNLSERQSLSLPYQSADAYHPQNSPQHLLKIRAQECIQQVPASVPPHGYIHQPSLFHSESMEEDCACEGTRDSFPDSKNSNTLTKGCLDTPLLVNTGGHGDPESLLGTANHAQELGTHQYRHQPTAGFSRNKVPSRESIVGNCMDRSSPGQAMQVPDHNGLGYPVRPASSEHPRPRTLQRHHTIQNSDDAYVQLDNLPGMSLMAGKALSSARMSDAVLSQSSLMASQQLRDRESEECGDSLEGQEHPNLGDGNQHLNTSCYPSTCITDVLLSYKHPEVPFGMEQAGV comes from the exons ATGGCTGAGAAAGAAGCTCGGAGAAAGTTCAAGCAAATAGTGGCCGCTGTCAACTTTTGTCACTGTCGTAACATAGTTCACAGGGATTTGAAGGCAGAAAATCTACTTTTGGATGCTAACCTTAACATCAAAATAGCAG attttgGGTTCAGTAACATCTTCACGCCTGGTCAACTGCTTAAAACCTGGTGTGGGAGTCCTCCCTATGCTGCTCCAGAGCTCTTTGAAGGAAAGGAATACGATGGTCCAAAGGTTGACATCTGG AGTCTTGGTGTGGTCCTGTACGTGCTGGTTTGTGGCGCTCTGCCCTTCGATGGGAGCACGCTGCAGAATCTGCGCGCAAGGGTACTTAGTGGGAAATTTCGCATTCCATTTTTTATGTCCACAG AATGTGAACATTTGATCCGCCACATGCTGGTCCTGGACCCTAGTAAGCGGCTCTCAATGGAACAGATCTGCAAACATAAGTGGATGAAGCTTGGGGAGTCTGATGCGGAGTTTGACACG CTGATAGCAGAGTGTCAGCACCTGAAGACTGAGAGGCAGATGGAGCCACTGAACGAAGATGTTTTGCTAGCAATGGCAGATATGGGGCTGGACAAAGAGCGCACAATTCAG TCGTTAAGAGCTGATGCTTATGATCACTACAGTGCAATCTACAGCTTGCTATGTGACCGTCTGAAGAGACACAAGAACCTGCGTATTGCAGCATCTCCAAGTATGCCACGGACAATGACCTTCCCCACCTCAGCTAACATCCAG cagacAGAACAGGCAGGCAATACCTTGAGCATCAATGTGCCACAAGTCCAGCTTATCAACCCTGAAAATCAAATTGTAGAG ACGGATGGAACGATGAACTTGGACAGTGACGAAGGGGAAGAGCCATCACCTGAAGCTCTTGTCCGTTACCTCTCAATGAGAAGGCACACGGTTGGAGTAGCTGACCCACG GACGGAAGTCATGGAAGATCTGCAGAAACTCCTGCCTGGCTTCCCTCGTGTCACTCCTCAGGCTCCATTCCTGCAAGTGACCCCGAATGTGAACTTCATGCACAACGTGCTGCCAAGGCAGAACCTGCAGCCCACAGGGCAGCTGGAATACAAG GAGCagtctctgctgcagcccccgACTCTGCAGCTGTTGAATGGCATGGGCCCTCTGGGGCGGAGAGCATCAGATGGTGGAGCTAACATCCAGTTACATGCACAGCAACTGCTGAAACGTCCCCGAGGTCCATCTCCGCTTGTCACTATGACGCCA GCTGTCCCTGCTGTAACACCTGTGGATGAGGAGAGCTCCGATGGGGAGCCAGATCAGGAAGCTGTGCAGAG ATACTTGGCAAATAGGTCAAAAAGACACACTCTGGCAATGACCAACCCTACAGCTGAAATCCCTCCAGACTTGCAGAGGCAGCTAGGACAGCAGTCCTTCCGACCCCGGGCTTGGGCTCCACACCTGGTACCCGATCAGCACCG TTCTATTTACAAGGACTCGAATACCCTGCACCTCCCTACTGAACGCTTCTCCCCGGTTCGCCGCTTCTCTGATGGTGCTGCCAGCATCCAGGCtttcaaagcccacctggagaAGATGGGCAATAACAGTAGCATCAAACAGCTTCAGCAG GAGTGTGAGCAGCTACAGAAGATGTATGGTGGGCACATGGACGAGAGGACGCTGGAGaagacacagcagcagcacatgtTATACCAGCAAGAGCAACACCATCAGATTCTTCATCAGCAGATTCAG GACTGTATCCGGCCACCTCAGCCATCTCCACCCTTGCAAGCTCCATGTGAAAACCAGCCAGCTCTGCTCACTCACCAGCTTCAGAG GTTACGGATTCAGCCATCCAGCCCGCCCCCGAACCACCCTAATAACCATCTCTTCAGGCAGCCAAACAGTAGCCCACCTCCCGTGAGCAGCAGTGTGCTACAGCCCCATG GTGCAGCCTCCCAGTCCCAGTTCCAAGGGATGCCGTCCCACAGCGCAATTTTTCCACAGTCTGGTAACTGTTCCCCTCCCCCAGCTGTGGGGCTGACGTGCCTGGGCCTGCAGCAGCAATCGCAGCCTCAGCAGGTCACTATTCAAGTGCAGGAGCCCAGTGACATGGTCAGCAACAACCTCCTGCAAGGGGCGTCTGTGGCAGGGCAGGGTATGTcctcccatgcccggggcaTGTCCATCAGCCCGAGTGCCAACCAGATCCAGATGCAGCACCGTGCTAACCTGATGGCCTCCCTCACATATGGTCACAGGCAGCTGTCCAAGCAGCTCAGCGCTGACAGTGCAGAGTCGCACAG cCTGAATGTGAACAGGTATCCCCCTGCTAACTACGACCAGGTGCACTTACATCCCCACCTATTCCCAGAGCAGCCTCGTGTTTCCCCCAGCAACTACAGCCCATCAGGAGGAGTTGGCTTTCCTCCAACTCAGCAAGCCCTGAAAGTCCCACAGCTTGACCAGTATCCCAGTTTCCCTCAAAACGCACatcagcaacagcagcactaCACTGCATCGGCACTACAGCAAGCACTGTTGTCCCCGACACCTCCCGACTACAACCGACACCAGCAGGTACCGCACATCCTCCAGGGACTGCTTTCTCCCCGGCACTCGCTCACAGGGCACACGGACGTGCGGCTGCCCCAAGCAGAATTTGCACAGCTCATCAAACGGcggcagcagcaacagcagcagcagcagcaagaattTCAAGAATTGTTCAGGCATATGGGTCAAGGGGATGCTGGGAATATGGGCACCAGCATGGGACAGAACCTCTCGGAGCGTCAGTCGCTATCTTTGCCTTATCAGAGTGCTGATGCATACCATCCCCAGAACAGCCCCCAGCATCTCTTAAAAATCAGGGCGCAAGAATGTATCCAGCAGGTACCTGCATCAGTGCCACCGCATGGATATATACACCAGCCATCTCTGTTCCATTCGGAGAGCATGGAGGAGGACTGTGCATGTGAGGGTACCAGGGACAGCTTTCCAGACAGTAAGAATTCAAATACATTGACCAAAGGTTGCCTCGATACCCCTCTGCTTGTAAACACAGGAGGGCACGGGGACCCAGAATCTTTGCTAGGAACTGCTAATCATGCGCAGGAGCTGGGGACACATCAATACAGACATCAGCCCACTGCTGGATTCAGTAGGAATAAGGTGCCCAGCAGAG AATCCATCGTAGGGAACTGTATGGACAGGAGTTCCCCTGGACAAGCGATGCAGGTGCCTGACCACAACGGATTGGGCTACCCTGTGCGACCGGCGTCCAGTGAGCATCCGCGGCCCAGGACCCTGCAGAGACATCACACCATACAGAACAGCGATGATGCCTAC GTGCAGTTAGATAACTTGCCTGGAATGAGTTTAATGGCAGGAAAAGCGCTAAGCTCTGCTCGGATGTCGGACGCTGTCCTCAGCCAGTCGTCACTCATGGCCAGTCAGCAGCTGCGTGACAGGGAGAGCGAGG AATGTGGGGACAGTTTGGAAGGTCAAGAGCATCCCAACTTGGGCGATGGCAACCAGCATCTAAACACCTCTTGTTACCCATCGACATGTATTACAGACGTCCTGCTGAGCTACAAGCACCCAGAGGTGCCCTTCGGGATGGAGCAGGCAGGGGTGTAA